A single region of the Felis catus isolate Fca126 chromosome F2, F.catus_Fca126_mat1.0, whole genome shotgun sequence genome encodes:
- the CF2H8orf33 gene encoding UPF0488 protein C8orf33 homolog, with translation MAALGHPARETSVAAGPGHSTRSDAAARAHPERGEGDAASKKQKKKKTRNGASVASGGGKVSEKPCSEEAPLSAEAQAEQLARELAWCVEQLELGLKMQRPSQKQKEQALGAIRTLRSERTPLPRKRQLMRSLFGDYRAQMEAERREALRVLRTAARTAQVRPVAEATRRKSGRVCRTRQAGVAKATLDTPDEEFRFNFF, from the exons ATGGCG GCCCTAGGACATCCTGCTCGGGAGACATCAGTGGCCGCAGGCCCAG GGCACTCCACACGCAGTGACGCCGCCGCCCGGGCGCACCCCGAACGTGGTGAAGGCGACGCAGCCTCtaagaagcaaaagaagaagaaaacccgGAACGGAGCCTCTGTGGCTAGTGGAGGCGGGAAGGTCTCAGAAAAGCCCTGCTCAGAGGAAGCGCCCCTAAGCGCGGAGGCTCAG GCAGAGCAGCTGGCCCGGGAACTGGCGTGGTGCGTGGAGCAACTGGAGCTGGGCCTCAAGATGCAGAGACCCAGTCAGAAACAGA AAGAGCAGGCTCTTGGGGCAATCCGAACCCTGCGTAGCGAAAGAACCCCTCTGCCCCGGAAGAGGCAGCTGATGCGCTCCTTGTTTGGGGACTACAGGGCTCAGATGGAAGCCGAGCGGCGAGAGGCCCTTCGGGTTCTCAGGACTG CAGCCCGCACAGCCCAGGTGCGGCCTGTAGCTGAGGCCACCAGAAGGAAGAGCGGAAGGGTCTGCAGGACTCGCCAAGCAGGGGTAGCCAAGGCCACCCTGGACACTCCTGATGAAGAGTTCAGGTTCAATTTCTTTTAG